One region of Termitidicoccus mucosus genomic DNA includes:
- the mobF gene encoding MobF family relaxase, with the protein MKDSALRARKGKCLNQKNEASFHKCMAAVSANATMIQTKIQYNLKTARQYFREHLGLGDYYSEDKKVLGEWLGQGADKLGLDGPVTEKSFIALCEGLHPQTGLKLGQRMNSVRREGGRAKANRRVFFDFTMAPPKSVSIVALYQDERIVGLHEKAVRLALSELEKCAETRVRKSSKNGERVTGNIISACFRHETSRELDPHLHTHCVVMNATFDPVEDRWKALEPSGMYRAHRFATNLYRHELAKGLRALGYEILNHPTGFEIKNVPASAIERFSKRHHQIDEETRRLLQEGKAPLETTNVSIKDLREQIAHGNRRRKLKNSNAERLRARWRGEMPPEEVASLKALTTIAPLPAIKPDLPGIMQWAEQYLFERRSVVHEHELLAAALERGRGLDFDLDALRQALSERGYLKEPGTDKLTVREVFNCELAVVMAAADGRGRFPALNPNYQASPALSHEQAMAVKKILGSCDFITLFRGGAGTGKSFTLKEVERGLAAAQKAVVVLTPQRQQAQDLQADGLEAETLASFLQRKQLPPNAVVMVDEAGQVGAQQLAELICVVQSNGGRLILSGDTRQHGAVAFSDALRAIEKHAGLKPAVLRSIRRQDPSRAGTSAERAFIRHYRNAVKLAAEGKTVESFDALDRLGCIREVAVEDYRNALASEYLAAVERKERVLAVAQTREEVRQTNEAIRAKLFEAGIIGRGVRIDTCQPVDLNAAQKVDPRFYQSDYHVCFVRGYGRFAKGDICPVVGTDDHGVILEKDGVSSRVSFRYAERFIAAMPVSLEVAPGDRLQVKFNGNSREGHRINNGELVTVQSIADDGAVVVKDARGIEKTMEPAQRLFVRGYAVTSYGSQGKTVDTVLMADAGNQAATHAHQWYVSVSRGRKQVIVFTPDKTTLREHVRQAGERELALDLKLGMASSVDARNRVSRQCFIGQDYLHGETAYLENNNHHQRGIRI; encoded by the coding sequence ATGAAAGACTCCGCGTTGCGGGCGCGCAAGGGTAAGTGTCTCAACCAAAAAAACGAGGCTTCGTTTCATAAGTGCATGGCCGCCGTGTCGGCAAATGCGACCATGATACAGACAAAAATCCAATATAACCTGAAAACGGCAAGGCAGTATTTTCGCGAGCACTTGGGGCTGGGCGACTATTATTCCGAGGACAAGAAAGTCCTCGGCGAATGGCTCGGCCAAGGTGCTGACAAACTCGGCCTGGATGGCCCCGTGACGGAAAAATCCTTCATCGCCTTGTGCGAGGGATTGCATCCGCAAACGGGGTTAAAATTAGGCCAGCGCATGAACTCGGTCAGGCGCGAGGGTGGTCGGGCCAAGGCCAACCGGCGCGTCTTTTTTGACTTCACGATGGCGCCGCCAAAAAGCGTTTCCATTGTCGCGCTTTATCAGGATGAGCGCATTGTCGGGCTGCACGAAAAGGCGGTTCGCCTGGCCCTGTCGGAGCTCGAAAAGTGTGCGGAAACGCGGGTGCGCAAATCCAGTAAAAACGGCGAACGGGTCACCGGAAACATCATCAGCGCGTGCTTCCGCCATGAGACGAGCCGGGAACTCGACCCGCATCTGCACACCCACTGCGTGGTCATGAACGCGACCTTTGACCCGGTGGAAGACAGGTGGAAGGCGCTGGAGCCTTCGGGCATGTATCGGGCGCATCGGTTTGCCACCAACCTTTACCGGCATGAACTGGCCAAAGGGCTGCGCGCCCTCGGCTATGAAATCCTCAACCACCCCACGGGCTTTGAGATCAAGAACGTCCCCGCCAGTGCCATTGAGCGGTTTTCCAAAAGGCATCATCAAATTGACGAGGAGACGCGCCGTCTGTTGCAGGAAGGCAAGGCTCCTCTTGAAACCACCAATGTCAGCATCAAAGACCTGCGTGAACAAATCGCCCATGGAAACCGCCGACGAAAACTGAAGAACTCGAATGCGGAGCGGTTGCGTGCCCGATGGCGCGGGGAAATGCCACCCGAAGAAGTCGCCTCCTTGAAAGCATTGACGACGATAGCGCCCCTGCCGGCGATAAAGCCGGACCTGCCTGGCATCATGCAATGGGCCGAGCAGTATCTTTTTGAGCGGCGCTCCGTCGTCCATGAGCATGAGTTGCTGGCCGCCGCCCTGGAGCGTGGACGCGGACTGGACTTCGATCTTGATGCGTTGCGTCAGGCCCTGTCGGAGCGCGGTTATCTGAAAGAGCCGGGAACGGACAAGCTCACGGTGCGCGAAGTTTTTAATTGCGAACTGGCAGTCGTGATGGCCGCCGCCGATGGGCGCGGACGGTTTCCCGCGCTGAATCCAAACTATCAGGCGTCTCCGGCGCTTTCGCATGAACAGGCGATGGCCGTAAAAAAGATCCTCGGCAGTTGTGATTTTATCACTCTGTTTCGCGGTGGTGCCGGAACGGGAAAAAGTTTTACCCTGAAAGAAGTGGAGCGGGGGCTGGCGGCTGCGCAAAAAGCAGTCGTGGTGCTGACGCCCCAGCGCCAGCAAGCGCAGGACTTGCAGGCGGACGGGCTGGAGGCCGAAACGCTTGCGTCGTTTTTGCAGCGAAAGCAACTGCCTCCAAACGCGGTCGTGATGGTGGATGAGGCCGGGCAGGTCGGGGCGCAACAGCTCGCTGAATTGATTTGTGTCGTGCAATCGAACGGCGGACGGCTGATCCTGTCCGGGGACACCCGGCAGCATGGAGCCGTTGCGTTTTCCGATGCGCTGCGTGCCATTGAAAAACATGCCGGACTGAAACCGGCCGTGCTCCGGTCGATCCGAAGGCAGGACCCGTCGCGGGCCGGGACATCGGCGGAACGCGCGTTCATCCGTCATTACAGAAACGCGGTGAAGCTGGCGGCGGAGGGGAAAACCGTGGAGTCGTTTGACGCTTTGGATCGTCTGGGCTGCATCCGCGAAGTCGCCGTCGAGGACTATCGAAATGCGCTTGCCTCGGAATATCTGGCCGCCGTTGAGCGAAAAGAGCGGGTGCTGGCAGTCGCCCAAACAAGGGAGGAGGTTCGTCAAACCAATGAGGCAATCAGGGCGAAATTGTTTGAAGCAGGCATCATTGGTCGCGGAGTGCGCATCGACACCTGCCAGCCTGTTGACCTGAATGCGGCCCAGAAAGTGGACCCTCGATTTTACCAGTCCGACTACCATGTGTGTTTTGTTCGTGGTTACGGCCGGTTTGCCAAGGGGGACATTTGCCCCGTGGTCGGGACGGATGACCATGGCGTCATTCTGGAAAAGGACGGCGTATCCAGCAGGGTGAGTTTCCGTTATGCGGAGCGTTTTATCGCCGCAATGCCCGTGTCCTTGGAAGTCGCCCCGGGAGACCGCTTGCAGGTCAAGTTCAACGGTAACTCGCGCGAGGGCCACCGCATCAACAACGGCGAACTGGTCACCGTGCAAAGCATCGCGGATGACGGAGCCGTCGTGGTCAAGGACGCGAGGGGAATCGAGAAAACGATGGAGCCCGCCCAGCGGCTTTTCGTGCGCGGGTATGCGGTGACCTCCTATGGCTCCCAAGGCAAGACGGTTGATACGGTGTTGATGGCCGATGCCGGCAATCAGGCCGCCACCCATGCGCATCAATGGTATGTGTCTGTCTCCCGGGGGCGAAAGCAGGTGATTGTTTTTACGCCCGACAAGACGACGTTGCGGGAGCATGTCCGGCAGGCCGGGGAGCGCGAACTTGCCCTGGATTTGAAACTGGGAATGGCGTCGTCAGTTGACGCGCGCAACAGGGTGTCGAGGCAGTGCTTCATCGGGCAGGATTACCTGCATGGGGAAACTGCATATTTGGAAAACAACAATCATCATCAAAGAGGAATACGAATATGA
- a CDS encoding O-antigen ligase family protein has protein sequence MAVPALLLFLHRALRVVVSIMAAGAAVCLALTGSRGPILAGLLLFIAIFFLTRRHGLALRRHAAVPCVTGLMALLLSLFIFPAGKRIGDMVGGGDASILNRLELWRAAGPMSFIEPLTGIGIGESGHFFSQWYQPERLNYSYTGLLNSYLEIAVERGLPALGLVLFFGFMVMASVWFGVCRGPTAKSVCANSRQI, from the coding sequence ATGGCTGTGCCTGCCCTGTTGCTCTTCCTCCATCGTGCGCTGCGTGTTGTTGTGTCAATCATGGCGGCAGGGGCGGCGGTTTGCCTTGCTCTCACCGGTTCGCGTGGGCCGATTCTCGCGGGATTATTGTTATTCATCGCGATTTTCTTTCTGACGCGTCGCCATGGTCTGGCTTTACGCAGGCATGCCGCCGTGCCGTGCGTGACCGGATTGATGGCCCTGCTTCTTTCGCTTTTCATATTTCCGGCGGGTAAGCGCATAGGGGATATGGTAGGCGGCGGCGATGCCTCCATCCTCAACCGCCTCGAATTATGGCGGGCGGCGGGGCCGATGAGTTTTATTGAACCGCTAACGGGAATCGGCATCGGGGAGAGCGGGCATTTTTTCAGCCAGTGGTATCAGCCCGAGCGCCTGAACTATTCCTACACGGGATTGTTGAACAGCTATCTTGAGATTGCGGTGGAGCGGGGGTTGCCGGCGTTGGGGTTGGTGTTGTTTTTTGGGTTTATGGTGATGGCGTCGGTATGGTTTGGCGTCTGCCGTGGCCCGACTGCCAAGTCCGTCTGTGCTAACAGCAGGCAAATCTGA
- a CDS encoding TonB family protein produces MHIPNKRPKAWFVIGGLIFAVVGVVAGVRFFSSNWTASTSSLQFSLKPTAIQAMESSASARDTQSGDAGFAVQQQEKKKLVNPSTPEGLRLLEQARALEIGLNGSPVDLQKAFALYQKAAALGSAEAWYRMGVLARDEKVDGVDAKSAMKFFKEAADAGYTDAYAALARAYMEGQLTKPHVAKADFYLNLALEAGSAEAMFLKGSLLVGTDGSEQVGLTLLMEAAKEGNADAQYMIGRMYRDGMVVGRDMDMAAQWLHFAVENGSVRAKTDLGLLMLNDKSLEAGQREEVGRLLSEAADAGNGKAAYALAKLFFEGKPSLGALTAIREYAENAYDSGRSDGAFLMALSHAVGKNPDLDRALQWLEMGKADQSWRSQYALLLIQGGADTVNAFKTVASSEFKDWMNAFAETKSTSGNVTLPKFIELTKPKMPDSLAALNIKGTVTVAFVVAEDGTPQGIQVLKSSHPGLNDAAMKTVETWKMTPATKGGQYVPHKIRIPISFGNGQ; encoded by the coding sequence ATGCACATTCCAAATAAACGTCCCAAAGCGTGGTTTGTCATTGGAGGACTTATCTTTGCTGTGGTCGGTGTAGTCGCCGGAGTGCGCTTTTTTTCCTCAAACTGGACCGCCTCAACGTCTTCACTGCAATTTTCTTTAAAACCGACAGCGATTCAGGCTATGGAATCGTCCGCATCGGCTAGGGACACGCAGTCGGGCGATGCCGGGTTTGCCGTCCAACAACAGGAAAAGAAAAAACTGGTGAACCCGTCCACGCCGGAGGGGCTGCGCCTATTGGAGCAGGCACGGGCATTGGAGATCGGGCTCAATGGGAGCCCGGTGGATTTGCAAAAGGCGTTTGCGCTCTACCAGAAAGCCGCCGCGTTGGGCAGCGCCGAGGCATGGTATCGCATGGGTGTTCTCGCGCGGGACGAGAAGGTGGACGGCGTGGACGCCAAAAGCGCGATGAAGTTTTTCAAGGAGGCCGCCGATGCCGGTTACACCGACGCCTATGCGGCGCTGGCCCGCGCCTACATGGAGGGGCAGTTGACAAAACCGCATGTTGCCAAAGCGGATTTTTATTTGAATTTGGCGCTTGAGGCCGGGAGTGCGGAGGCGATGTTTTTGAAAGGATCTTTGCTTGTGGGAACCGATGGTTCGGAACAAGTGGGTCTGACACTGTTAATGGAGGCTGCAAAGGAAGGCAACGCCGATGCTCAATATATGATAGGTCGCATGTATCGTGACGGAATGGTGGTCGGGCGGGACATGGACATGGCTGCACAGTGGCTCCATTTTGCCGTTGAAAACGGCTCCGTGCGAGCCAAGACGGACTTGGGATTGTTGATGTTGAATGATAAATCTTTGGAGGCTGGGCAAAGAGAGGAGGTCGGCAGACTGCTTTCAGAGGCAGCGGATGCAGGGAACGGCAAGGCGGCCTATGCGCTGGCAAAACTGTTTTTTGAAGGGAAACCTTCGCTCGGAGCGTTGACTGCGATTCGCGAATACGCGGAAAATGCGTATGATAGCGGGAGATCCGACGGAGCGTTCTTGATGGCGCTGAGTCATGCCGTCGGGAAAAATCCCGACCTCGACCGGGCATTGCAGTGGCTGGAGATGGGGAAGGCCGACCAAAGCTGGCGCAGCCAGTATGCATTGCTGTTAATTCAAGGAGGGGCGGACACTGTGAATGCATTCAAGACCGTCGCCAGTTCCGAATTCAAGGACTGGATGAACGCGTTCGCCGAAACGAAGTCCACGTCCGGAAATGTCACGCTGCCCAAGTTCATTGAGTTGACGAAACCCAAAATGCCAGACTCCTTGGCGGCGTTGAATATAAAAGGCACTGTGACGGTGGCGTTTGTGGTCGCGGAGGACGGAACCCCACAGGGAATACAGGTGCTCAAAAGCTCGCATCCCGGATTGAACGACGCCGCCATGAAGACGGTGGAAACATGGAAAATGACACCTGCAACGAAGGGCGGGCAGTATGTGCCACATAAAATAAGGATACCGATTTCGTTCGGAAACGGGCAGTGA
- a CDS encoding GNAT family N-acetyltransferase, with translation MPGKTPASHRWTEATSSDEPAIIALMRDFYEEDKITFRPDAVGEGVRALLANPAAGRLFLLRRAAAAAGREDAATEPPLGHLALTFCFSMEFHGRFVLLDELYIAPPARGAGLANDALRFAADWARSQGARAIRLEVNAHNARARSLYTKHGFTDDRRDLFTRWLV, from the coding sequence ATGCCCGGCAAAACCCCCGCGTCGCATCGCTGGACGGAAGCGACCTCCAGCGACGAACCCGCCATCATCGCGTTGATGCGCGATTTTTATGAGGAGGACAAAATCACCTTCCGCCCCGACGCCGTGGGCGAAGGCGTGCGCGCCCTGCTCGCCAATCCCGCCGCCGGCCGGCTTTTCCTCCTGCGCCGCGCCGCTGCCGCCGCCGGGCGCGAGGATGCCGCAACGGAGCCGCCCCTCGGCCACCTCGCGCTGACGTTCTGTTTCAGCATGGAATTTCACGGACGCTTCGTGCTGCTCGACGAGCTTTACATCGCGCCGCCCGCGCGCGGCGCCGGCCTGGCGAACGACGCGCTGCGTTTCGCCGCCGATTGGGCGCGCAGCCAAGGCGCGCGGGCCATTCGTCTCGAAGTCAACGCCCACAACGCCCGCGCCCGCTCGCTCTACACGAAGCACGGCTTCACCGACGACCGCCGCGATTTGTTCACCCGGTGGCTGGTTTGA
- a CDS encoding gamma-butyrobetaine hydroxylase-like domain-containing protein: MNTPQNIQLIGSELAIVWDDGVESYFPAAKLRAASPSADQRGERDIFGNQYGGSGRTDFSGVRITAWEHVGNYALRFDFSDGHRTGIYSYDYLRDLSRHS; the protein is encoded by the coding sequence TTGAACACTCCGCAAAACATCCAGCTCATCGGCAGCGAACTCGCCATCGTGTGGGACGACGGCGTGGAGTCGTATTTCCCCGCCGCGAAGCTCCGCGCCGCCTCGCCCAGCGCCGACCAGCGCGGCGAGCGGGATATTTTCGGCAACCAATACGGCGGCTCCGGCCGCACCGACTTCTCCGGCGTGCGAATCACCGCGTGGGAACACGTCGGCAACTACGCGCTGCGCTTCGATTTCAGCGACGGCCACCGCACCGGCATCTACAGCTACGACTACCTGCGCGATCTCTCGCGACATTCGTAG
- the hisI gene encoding phosphoribosyl-AMP cyclohydrolase produces the protein MTFPSRTTNQEIELGTTLQPKFGADGLIPCITQDAATGEVLMFAFMNAESLATTLKSKKATYWSRSRSKLWMKGEESGNVQWVKSLHTDCDQDVILIKVEQTGSANASCHNGYKSCFYRRLADLDDPAFKLEYTAERLFDPATVYKKK, from the coding sequence ATGACATTCCCTTCCCGCACCACCAACCAGGAAATCGAACTCGGCACCACGCTGCAGCCCAAATTCGGCGCCGACGGACTCATCCCCTGCATCACGCAGGACGCCGCCACCGGCGAAGTGCTCATGTTCGCCTTCATGAACGCCGAGTCCCTGGCCACGACCCTGAAAAGCAAAAAGGCCACCTACTGGAGCCGCTCCCGCAGCAAACTCTGGATGAAAGGCGAGGAGTCCGGCAACGTGCAGTGGGTCAAGTCGCTCCACACCGATTGCGACCAGGACGTAATCCTCATCAAGGTCGAGCAAACCGGCTCCGCCAACGCGTCATGCCACAACGGATACAAGAGCTGCTTCTACCGCCGCCTCGCCGACCTTGACGACCCGGCGTTCAAGCTCGAATACACCGCCGAGCGCCTCTTCGATCCGGCCACGGTTTACAAAAAGAAATAA
- a CDS encoding phytoene desaturase family protein, translated as MAYDWLKGVADEYDVIVIGSGLGGLTGANVLAKAGHRVLLLEHHFQFGGLATWFTRKGGHIFDISLHGFPSGMIKSCRRYWTKEIADAIVQLKDIRFVNPQMDVWTTFTREDYTRVLVEQFKLPRAQVEAFYEHLRAMNYYDRNTETTGAMFERFFPGRPDVHRLLMEPISYANGSNFDDLAITYGIVFSNFMGAGVFTFRGGSDLLIKKMTDELRKNGVELRKRVLVERILVENRDGRKTACGVVANNGRVIRAKAVLSNANIHNTIFRLAGAENFPADFVEQARAVRINTSSCQVYLGIRKGETIPHIGDLVFTSAAPEYSNSELIDLHTTSRTFSVYYPDTRPGSDRYAVVASLNGRYPDWEKMDDATYERHKERLIGEAISSLEKFIPGVREKIDWKEAATPRTIERYTRHAQGTSFGTKFEGLPVSMQLSENLPGLYHAGSVGIIMSGWLGTINYGVITANKIDSHLHALKSK; from the coding sequence ATGGCCTACGACTGGTTAAAAGGCGTCGCCGACGAATACGACGTCATCGTCATCGGCAGCGGACTCGGCGGCCTCACCGGCGCCAATGTCCTCGCGAAGGCGGGCCACCGCGTCCTCCTGCTCGAGCACCACTTCCAGTTCGGCGGCCTCGCCACCTGGTTCACGCGCAAGGGCGGGCACATCTTCGACATCTCCCTGCACGGTTTTCCCAGCGGCATGATCAAGTCCTGCCGCCGCTACTGGACGAAGGAGATCGCCGACGCCATCGTGCAGCTCAAGGACATCCGCTTCGTCAATCCGCAGATGGACGTGTGGACCACCTTCACGCGCGAGGACTACACCCGCGTGCTCGTCGAGCAGTTCAAGCTTCCGCGCGCGCAGGTCGAGGCGTTCTACGAGCACCTGCGCGCGATGAACTACTACGACCGCAACACCGAGACCACCGGCGCGATGTTCGAGCGCTTTTTTCCCGGCCGCCCCGACGTGCACCGCCTGCTCATGGAGCCGATCTCCTACGCCAACGGCTCCAACTTCGACGACCTCGCCATCACCTACGGCATCGTGTTCTCGAACTTCATGGGCGCGGGCGTCTTCACCTTCCGCGGCGGCTCCGACCTGCTCATCAAGAAGATGACCGACGAGCTCCGCAAAAACGGAGTCGAGTTGCGCAAACGCGTCCTCGTCGAACGCATCCTCGTCGAAAACCGCGACGGCCGCAAAACCGCCTGCGGCGTCGTCGCCAACAACGGCCGCGTCATCCGCGCCAAGGCCGTTCTCTCCAACGCCAACATCCACAACACCATCTTCCGCCTCGCCGGCGCGGAGAATTTTCCCGCCGATTTTGTCGAGCAGGCCCGCGCCGTCCGCATCAACACCAGCTCCTGCCAGGTCTATCTCGGCATCCGCAAAGGCGAGACCATCCCGCACATCGGCGACCTCGTCTTCACTTCCGCCGCGCCCGAATACAGCAACTCCGAGCTCATCGACCTTCACACCACGAGCCGCACCTTCTCCGTCTATTACCCCGACACGCGCCCCGGCTCCGATCGCTACGCCGTCGTCGCCTCGCTCAACGGCCGCTATCCCGACTGGGAAAAAATGGACGACGCCACCTACGAACGGCACAAGGAGCGCCTCATCGGGGAGGCGATATCCTCGCTCGAAAAATTCATCCCCGGCGTGCGGGAAAAGATCGACTGGAAGGAAGCCGCCACCCCGCGCACCATCGAACGCTACACCCGCCACGCCCAAGGCACGTCCTTCGGCACGAAATTCGAAGGGCTGCCCGTCTCGATGCAGTTGAGCGAAAACCTCCCCGGCCTGTATCATGCCGGCAGCGTCGGCATCATCATGTCCGGCTGGCTCGGCACGATCAACTACGGCGTCATCACCGCCAACAAGATCGACAGCCATCTGCACGCGCTGAAATCAAAGTAA
- a CDS encoding rhamnogalacturonan lyase, which produces MSINIKPLRSLAVFVLAGCSLGAPALPVASGAATEGPPPSLMENLDRGVVAVRASESSAFVSWRLLGTETADAAFDIYRSTDGGAPVKLNKTPLAQGTNFTDHAADFSRGNTYTVRAVSREAGKELPRDDVKAATAPNTLPANAPVRQYISVPLRIPEGGTTPDGAAYAYNASDCSVGDLDGDGEYEIVVKWDPTNSHDNAHDGYTGNVYLDAYKLDGTFLWRIDLGKNIRAGAHYTQFQVYDLDGDGIAEVACKTADGTVDGTGRIIGDAKADYRNERGRILSGPEYLTVFNGRTGATMATVDYVPPRGGDGSGWGDPRGNRVDRFLACVAYLDGRRPSLVMCRGYYTRAVIAAWDWRDGKLTRRWVFDSDDGTPGNRDYRGQGAHNVLVGDVDHDGCDEIIYGAAAIDHDGKGLYSTGLGHGDAQHLTVMDPSGKDMQVWMVHESPKQYRDAAIEFRDARTGKLIFGRAGEEWGDVGRGVAADIDPRTPGYEMWASRGALYDCKGNVISEKTPRQKNFLLWWDGDFLRELLDGVTISKWNWETEKSDVLFTDAECASNNGTKATPCLSGDIFGDWREEVVWRTKDNRELRIYTTTIPTTHRLFTLMHDRQYRTAIAWQNTAYNQPPHPSFYLGEGMTPPPWPGIQAARQFTRGSKE; this is translated from the coding sequence ATGTCCATCAATATAAAACCTCTGCGGTCGCTTGCAGTCTTTGTTCTCGCCGGCTGCTCCCTTGGCGCGCCTGCCCTTCCTGTTGCATCTGGCGCCGCCACCGAAGGGCCGCCGCCCTCGCTCATGGAGAATCTCGATCGCGGCGTCGTGGCCGTGCGCGCGTCGGAGTCGTCCGCGTTTGTGAGCTGGCGGCTTCTCGGCACGGAGACGGCTGATGCCGCTTTTGATATCTATCGCTCGACGGATGGCGGGGCGCCGGTGAAGTTGAATAAAACGCCGCTTGCCCAAGGCACGAATTTCACCGACCACGCGGCGGATTTTTCAAGGGGCAACACCTACACGGTCCGCGCGGTTTCGCGAGAGGCAGGCAAAGAGCTGCCGCGCGATGATGTGAAAGCGGCGACTGCGCCCAACACGCTTCCGGCCAACGCGCCGGTGCGCCAATATATTTCCGTTCCACTGCGCATTCCAGAGGGAGGCACGACACCCGATGGCGCCGCCTACGCTTATAACGCCAGCGATTGCTCCGTCGGCGACCTCGACGGGGACGGCGAATACGAAATCGTCGTGAAGTGGGATCCGACCAATTCGCACGACAACGCGCACGATGGATACACGGGCAATGTCTATCTCGATGCTTACAAACTGGACGGCACGTTCTTATGGCGCATCGACCTCGGCAAAAACATCCGCGCCGGCGCGCACTATACACAATTCCAGGTTTACGATCTCGATGGCGACGGCATCGCCGAGGTCGCCTGCAAAACCGCGGACGGCACCGTGGATGGCACGGGCAGGATCATCGGCGACGCCAAGGCCGATTATCGCAATGAGCGCGGCCGCATTCTCAGCGGCCCGGAATACCTGACTGTTTTCAACGGACGCACCGGTGCGACGATGGCCACCGTCGATTACGTGCCGCCGCGCGGCGGGGACGGCTCCGGCTGGGGCGACCCGCGCGGCAACCGCGTCGACCGCTTCCTGGCCTGCGTCGCCTATCTCGATGGCCGGCGCCCGAGTCTCGTCATGTGCCGCGGTTACTACACGCGGGCAGTGATCGCCGCCTGGGACTGGCGCGACGGCAAGCTCACGCGGCGCTGGGTCTTTGACAGCGACGACGGCACGCCCGGCAACAGGGACTATCGCGGACAGGGGGCGCACAATGTGCTCGTCGGCGATGTCGATCACGATGGCTGCGACGAAATCATCTACGGCGCCGCGGCCATCGACCATGACGGCAAGGGGCTCTATTCGACCGGCCTCGGCCACGGTGACGCGCAGCATCTCACCGTCATGGACCCATCCGGCAAGGACATGCAGGTATGGATGGTGCATGAAAGTCCGAAGCAATACCGCGACGCGGCCATCGAGTTTCGCGACGCGCGCACGGGCAAGCTCATCTTCGGGCGCGCTGGTGAAGAATGGGGCGATGTCGGGCGCGGCGTCGCCGCCGACATCGATCCGCGCACGCCCGGTTACGAAATGTGGGCCTCGCGCGGCGCGCTCTACGATTGCAAAGGCAATGTCATCTCGGAAAAAACGCCGCGACAAAAGAACTTCCTTCTTTGGTGGGACGGCGATTTCCTCCGCGAACTGCTCGACGGGGTGACTATTTCCAAGTGGAACTGGGAGACGGAAAAATCCGACGTGCTTTTCACTGACGCGGAGTGCGCCTCCAACAACGGCACCAAGGCCACGCCCTGCCTGAGCGGTGATATTTTCGGCGACTGGCGCGAAGAGGTCGTCTGGCGCACGAAAGACAATCGCGAGTTGCGCATATACACCACGACGATTCCGACCACGCACCGCCTTTTCACGCTCATGCATGACCGCCAGTATCGCACGGCCATCGCATGGCAAAACACAGCCTACAACCAGCCGCCGCACCCGAGCTTTTATCTCGGCGAAGGCATGACGCCGCCGCCCTGGCCAGGCATCCAGGCTGCGCGCCAATTCACACGGGGATCAAAAGAATAA